A window from Luteibacter flocculans encodes these proteins:
- the fdxA gene encoding ferredoxin FdxA, which produces MTFVVTDNCIKCKYTDCVEVCPVDAFHEGPNFLVINPDECIDCTLCEPECPINAIYPEDDVPAGQEAFVALNADLSKDWPVITERKDGLPDAKEWEGKPDKLKLLQR; this is translated from the coding sequence ATGACCTTTGTCGTCACCGATAACTGCATCAAGTGCAAGTACACGGACTGCGTCGAAGTCTGCCCGGTGGACGCCTTCCATGAAGGTCCGAACTTCCTGGTGATCAATCCGGACGAGTGCATCGACTGCACGCTTTGCGAGCCGGAATGCCCGATCAACGCCATCTACCCCGAGGACGACGTTCCCGCGGGTCAGGAGGCGTTCGTTGCGCTGAATGCCGATCTGTCGAAGGACTGGCCGGTGATTACCGAGCGCAAGGATGGCCTGCCCGACGCCAAGGAATGGGAAGGCAAACCGGACAAGCTCAAGCTGCTGCAGCGCTGA
- the dapA gene encoding 4-hydroxy-tetrahydrodipicolinate synthase yields MDISGSITALATPFAADGSLDLDAFGRLLDQQLEGGTQAVVVAGSTGESHFLEHDEYERLLAFAVQRVGGRVPVVAGTGEAGTAKTIATTRRAAALGADAALVVAPFYVRPTQEGLRRHFLAVADQGGLPVILYNVPPRTGCDIAPETLAVLRDHPGIIGVKEARGDAERIRAVAELIRPDFVYLSGDDGSAPEAMLAGAAGTISVVANLVPKAFRELCDAARSGDAQRTRQAAERLAPLIDALNCAPNPIPVKAGLAALGLGSAAPRLPLVELESGPALARLHETLAALAPLASAA; encoded by the coding sequence TTGGATATCTCAGGCAGCATCACCGCGCTGGCGACGCCTTTCGCCGCCGACGGTTCCCTCGATCTGGACGCGTTCGGCCGGTTGCTGGACCAGCAACTGGAAGGCGGGACCCAGGCCGTCGTGGTGGCTGGCTCGACCGGCGAGTCGCACTTCCTGGAACACGACGAATACGAGCGCCTGCTGGCGTTCGCGGTGCAGCGCGTCGGCGGGCGTGTTCCGGTCGTCGCCGGCACCGGCGAGGCGGGCACCGCAAAAACCATCGCCACCACGCGCCGCGCGGCTGCGCTGGGCGCAGATGCCGCGCTGGTCGTCGCGCCGTTCTACGTGCGCCCCACGCAGGAGGGCCTGCGCCGGCATTTTCTCGCCGTGGCTGATCAGGGTGGCCTGCCCGTCATTCTGTACAACGTGCCTCCACGCACGGGCTGCGACATCGCTCCGGAGACCCTGGCTGTGCTGCGCGACCACCCCGGCATCATCGGCGTGAAGGAAGCCCGTGGCGACGCCGAGCGCATCCGCGCCGTCGCGGAACTTATCCGGCCGGATTTCGTCTACCTGAGCGGCGACGACGGTTCGGCTCCCGAGGCCATGCTGGCCGGCGCCGCGGGGACTATCTCGGTTGTGGCCAACCTGGTACCCAAGGCTTTTCGCGAGTTGTGCGACGCCGCCCGATCGGGCGACGCGCAGCGCACGCGGCAGGCTGCGGAACGGCTGGCCCCGCTCATTGATGCCTTGAATTGCGCGCCGAATCCGATCCCGGTCAAGGCTGGCCTGGCCGCCCTGGGGCTCGGTTCCGCGGCTCCGCGGCTGCCCCTGGTCGAGCTGGAATCTGGCCCGGCGCTGGCGAGGCTGCACGAAACCCTCGCGGCTCTGGCACCATTGGCGTCTGCCGCCTGA
- a CDS encoding glycine cleavage system protein R produces MGSPALNRSAARNAATDNQLLISTLSPAHRAPILALAKRIADSGCNLADARVSTIGNDTSVMLLAVGAWDAVAKLETSLGKLGRDEELQIVHYRTTPREPTAHLLPYLVEVIAADRPGILVKIIEFFSRRDISVEQLSSMRYQAMQTGAEMFQAQITIGIPAETHIAALRDDFLELCDGLNLDAIMDPVKF; encoded by the coding sequence ATGGGTAGTCCCGCCTTGAATCGTTCTGCAGCACGCAACGCCGCCACCGATAACCAACTTCTCATTTCGACGCTGTCGCCGGCGCATCGCGCGCCGATCCTCGCGCTGGCCAAGCGGATCGCCGACTCCGGCTGCAATCTCGCCGATGCCCGGGTTTCCACCATCGGCAACGACACCTCGGTGATGCTTTTGGCCGTCGGCGCATGGGATGCGGTGGCGAAGCTGGAGACGTCGCTCGGCAAGCTCGGTCGCGATGAAGAACTGCAGATCGTCCACTACCGCACGACACCGCGCGAACCCACCGCGCACCTGCTGCCTTATCTGGTGGAGGTGATCGCTGCGGATCGCCCGGGGATCCTGGTGAAGATCATCGAGTTCTTCTCGCGGCGGGACATCAGCGTCGAACAACTGTCGTCGATGCGCTACCAGGCGATGCAGACCGGTGCCGAGATGTTCCAGGCGCAGATCACGATCGGCATTCCCGCGGAAACGCACATCGCCGCGCTGCGCGACGATTTCCTCGAACTGTGCGATGGCCTCAACCTCGACGCCATCATGGATCCCGTCAAGTTCTAA
- a CDS encoding peroxiredoxin, whose protein sequence is MTGKSMKLPKLEGTLGDGSTLSLSSLQGQWVVVFFYPKDNTPGCTNEARDFRDLYAAFKARNAEVVGVSRDSVRSHANFAKKHELPFPLVSDADETWCRAFDVIHEKVLYGKRYLGVVRSTFLIDPRGKLAAEWRGIKIPGHAQAVLESVPAA, encoded by the coding sequence ATGACCGGCAAGAGCATGAAGCTACCGAAACTCGAAGGCACGCTTGGCGACGGCTCCACGCTGTCCCTGTCTTCGCTCCAGGGCCAGTGGGTCGTCGTCTTTTTCTACCCCAAGGACAACACGCCGGGTTGCACTAACGAGGCCCGGGATTTCCGCGACCTCTACGCCGCGTTCAAGGCGCGTAACGCCGAAGTCGTCGGCGTGTCCCGCGACTCCGTCCGTTCGCACGCCAACTTCGCGAAGAAGCACGAGTTGCCCTTTCCTCTGGTCTCCGACGCCGACGAAACCTGGTGCCGTGCGTTCGACGTCATCCACGAGAAGGTGCTCTACGGAAAGCGCTACCTGGGCGTCGTGCGCAGCACCTTCCTGATCGATCCCCGCGGCAAGCTCGCCGCGGAATGGCGCGGCATCAAGATCCCCGGCCACGCGCAGGCCGTATTAGAGAGTGTCCCCGCCGCGTGA
- a CDS encoding PhoH family protein has protein sequence MTGSKRIYALDTNVLLHDPTSLFRFEEHDVFIPMTVLEELDEKKKGGSEVSRNGRQVSRFINELIERGGGQGLRDGLELSNPQGVKLKRGAVGRLFFQQRASHGNGKADNQILASVIDLRDQHPDRPVILVTKDINLRIKASIYGITAEDYENDRALDDFALLFTGSDALPEDFWSRHPELRSWNERGRTFYEVNVHEDEQWYPNQCLYMPGENDVELRVLQISGDEDARKARLVLLDDHTHAAHSVWGIAARNREQNFALNLLMDPDVDFVTLLGTAGTGKTLLALAAGLAQVMDQQRYREIIMTRATVPVGEDIGFLPGTEEEKMTPWMGALTDNLEVLANPEEGGSWGRQATNDLLASRVKIRSLNFMRGRTFLSRYLIIDEAQNLTPKQMKTLITRAGPGTKIICLGNVEQIDTPYLTETTSGLTYAVDRFKMWAHSGHITLKRGERSRLADFASEAL, from the coding sequence ATGACCGGAAGCAAGCGCATCTACGCCCTCGACACCAACGTGCTGCTGCACGATCCGACGTCGTTGTTCCGCTTCGAGGAGCACGACGTCTTCATACCGATGACGGTGCTGGAGGAACTGGACGAAAAGAAGAAAGGTGGCTCGGAAGTTTCGCGCAACGGCCGTCAGGTCAGCCGCTTCATCAACGAACTGATCGAGCGCGGCGGCGGCCAGGGCCTTCGCGACGGTCTGGAACTCAGCAACCCCCAAGGCGTCAAGCTCAAGCGTGGCGCGGTGGGCCGTCTGTTCTTCCAGCAGCGCGCAAGCCACGGTAACGGCAAGGCGGACAATCAGATCCTGGCATCGGTCATCGACCTGCGTGACCAGCATCCGGATCGCCCGGTGATCCTCGTCACCAAGGACATCAACCTCCGGATCAAGGCGTCCATCTACGGCATCACCGCCGAAGACTACGAGAACGACCGCGCGCTGGACGATTTCGCCCTGCTCTTCACGGGCTCGGACGCGCTGCCGGAAGACTTCTGGAGCCGGCATCCGGAGCTCCGTTCCTGGAACGAGCGAGGCCGGACGTTCTACGAGGTGAACGTCCACGAGGACGAGCAGTGGTACCCGAACCAGTGCCTGTACATGCCGGGCGAAAACGACGTGGAGCTGCGCGTGCTGCAAATCTCCGGCGACGAAGATGCACGCAAGGCCCGGCTCGTTCTGCTCGACGACCACACGCATGCGGCCCACAGCGTGTGGGGCATCGCCGCGCGCAACCGCGAGCAGAATTTCGCCCTGAACCTGCTGATGGATCCGGACGTCGACTTCGTGACCCTGCTGGGCACCGCGGGCACGGGCAAGACGCTGCTCGCGCTCGCCGCCGGCCTGGCCCAGGTGATGGACCAGCAGCGCTACCGCGAGATCATCATGACCCGCGCCACCGTGCCGGTCGGCGAAGACATCGGTTTCCTGCCGGGCACGGAAGAGGAAAAAATGACGCCTTGGATGGGCGCGCTGACCGATAACCTCGAAGTGCTCGCCAATCCCGAGGAAGGCGGCTCGTGGGGGCGTCAGGCCACTAACGATCTGCTGGCATCGCGGGTCAAGATCCGTTCGCTGAACTTCATGCGCGGGCGCACGTTCCTGAGTCGCTACCTCATCATCGACGAAGCGCAGAACCTCACGCCCAAGCAGATGAAGACCCTGATCACCCGCGCCGGACCGGGCACGAAGATCATCTGTCTGGGCAACGTGGAACAAATCGACACGCCGTATCTCACGGAGACCACCTCGGGCCTCACCTATGCGGTGGACCGCTTCAAGATGTGGGCGCATTCGGGACACATCACGCTGAAGCGCGGCGAACGGTCGCGCCTGGCGGATTTCGCGTCGGAAGCGCTGTAA